From the genome of Verrucomicrobiota bacterium, one region includes:
- a CDS encoding RDD family protein produces the protein MQEPPELPLSAQSISNHVKPTPPWVRLLAGGADVVVCGLLAFAIIMVILIPKYYPGTESIIVEYAEKSSGNFMADKDLAKTLMENPDLRNMLVASQTILFTIFFLYFLISEWRLKGSSLGKLIFRIKVSRYQLDQPLLFRTIFMRAWLKTIFLLLSPWLWITFMLIFLQKDKRTVHDLITGTWVID, from the coding sequence ATGCAAGAGCCTCCCGAATTGCCACTATCGGCTCAATCGATAAGTAATCATGTCAAGCCGACTCCGCCGTGGGTAAGGTTACTGGCGGGAGGAGCAGATGTAGTGGTATGTGGATTACTGGCGTTCGCAATAATCATGGTCATCCTTATTCCAAAATATTATCCTGGAACCGAATCCATTATTGTCGAATACGCCGAGAAGTCATCGGGGAACTTTATGGCGGACAAGGATCTTGCAAAGACATTGATGGAGAATCCGGATCTGAGGAATATGCTGGTGGCCAGTCAAACCATCCTGTTCACCATTTTCTTCCTCTATTTTCTGATTAGCGAATGGAGATTAAAAGGTAGCTCTTTAGGGAAACTGATATTCCGAATAAAAGTGTCGCGTTATCAATTGGATCAACCGCTCCTTTTTCGAACCATATTTATGAGAGCCTGGTTGAAGACGATTTTCCTGCTGCTCAGTCCATGGCTTTGGATCACCTTTATGTTGATCTTTTTACAAAAGGACAAACGAACGGTACACGATCTAATTACCGGAACCTGGGTTATTGACTAG